TCTGCATTGGAGtttcaaaaaacaaaagaaaataacaaatttCAAAATAGCATAGTTGTCTCAACGTACTAACAACACCGGCCATCTCTTCTTAATGCCTCTTTGCTTGACACCAGCTTCAAGTAACTTGATTCCGCAAATGAGAGAATGCCACATCCTCATTACAAATTTCTCAGACCCATGGCCGAAAATCGGTTGAAGAAGCTCTGTCATTTCTGATGCAGACATGCGATCTTTGCTGAGACTCTGCATGATTTGATCTACCACCGTATTAGCTTTTCCCTGTGCAATGAACTCTCTTTGTGACGCTGATGCATGATAATCAAAGATACTCCATATAATTTCATCCTCCACCAGACCAGCTTCTTCTTTCTGCCTCATGAACTCCAACGTCTCTATCCATATTCCTTGTCGCATATTCGCATGCAGCTCATGCTGCCATCAAATTAATAAGCAGTCAATGGAAGATAGACCAAGAACCAAGAATTTCACAAATCATCGCATACACAGCCAAGGGACAACAAAAAATAGTTTGGCTAACCTTGTTATAAACATCCCAGTTTATCTTGCAAGAGAACAGCTCCTCCTTCGTTTTGGGCATTGTTTCATTAACCCGTTTGAGTTCACAAAGATTTTCATAGTCAAATGCCATCAGCAAATACTGCCGGTTCCGACTATACCTGTCACCAAATTGCTTGCTTATCCCCCTCTCTGTGTTGAACGTCTCTTCATCTAGTTGCGGATAGGGGGTTGGAACATCATATTCTGATAAGGTCACTGGTACAAACAACATTAACAGATATATTATTAGTATGGCCATCATATTCTTACACACTCAGCCCTAGAGCGGGCAACAAAAAAAGAGAACGTAGAAGTCCTTAAGATAATACCTTCCCCTGCTGACTTGATTCCAAAGATGAGGTTCCTCCACAAACCCCGCAAAAATCTTTCTGCGACCTCACAAACTCCGTAACCTCACTGGAAACCCATGGTCTCAATGTGTTGTCCAAATTTATCTGTTATCGAAGTCCACCAGTCAACAAGGAAAAATTTTAACAAATATTGCCTTTGCAATACGCGCGCCCGTGTAAACCAGAAATCAATATACTATTACTTAAGCTTCACTAGAGCTCACATAATTGTAAACCTAAATAGAATAATACACATCACAGCAAGAACCTCACCTTGTCAGACACAGCCCAATCTATGTCATAATTTAGCAACTCCTTAATCCCCCTCGAATCGCATCTCTTACCCGCACCAGTTCACAGAGCACCTCAAATTTATACGCTTTTATCAAACGAAAATATGCTGAATTGTGGCGTTTATTTCTTTCATACACACAACCAACACGATTCTTACTCTCCACACAAGTCCAAACTGAAGTTTGCCGACTTCCATCCAACATCTCTCTGTTTGGAGTAGCAGTGGAAATGGGTCGATGGAACCCTTTTGTGGAtacaaagttcaaaaaaaaaaaatgcttcaACAAACGACAAAGGCATTGACAGATATGAGAGAACCTCAAACAGAATCTGAGAAAAGGACAAGAAGAAACCAGCAATAAGTGAGTGTCAGGAATTGGTCATTTTTTTACCTGTCTCCAATATTTTCACTAGTATGACAAGCGTCCTCCACAGAATTTGGACAACCATTTCAGTATCGTCCTCCACGAAAGGCTGAAGGAGCTCCAGCATTCTTAATGGACCTTCGTGTTCTTTGATAACTTTGACAACGTAATCAGCCACAAGAGCCTTTTGTTTCTTGAGGAGcttcaaaatttctttcttcaTCCACGCTCTCATTGTCTTGTGCAATTCGTGCTGTAAACAAATCCGAAGGGCGAATAATGTCAGCATGAAATGAATGAAGAAAGTCATAGAATCAGGGATGATATaccaaacaaagaaaaaagaaactaatTATCTGGAGGATCAGGCATTAATTGAAGTCTGCAAAAAATAATTATGGCGAAATTTCGAACTTTTACTGGGCGAGTGAATACAAGAGCAAAAAGGTCTCCACCACCGCTTGAGACGCAATTATCTATGCATAAAAAAAAATGCATGCTGTAAACAAAAATATGGAAATTACGCCGAAGGAAAGAGTCTTGCCTCATCATACACGGCCCAGTTTATCTCAACAGAGAGCAGCTCCTCTATGTTCTTTGCTATCATGTTTTTGAAAATATTGACTTCCAAAGGCTTCTCCACATTAGAGGTCTCAGACAAATTCAGAAGTTCTAGATGACTGTCAAGTCTGTCACTGTCACAAATCTTATCTTTGTTCACATTGCTAGCACAGTTACCAATCCCCGTATCACTTGAATCTTGATCTAGCCTTGTCAACAGATCCGTGGCTTGCGTGTTTATCCCCTGACCCAGTTCAGACCACTCTTCTTTGGGAGCAACACTTGGGGAATGTTTACAACCTcctaatgcaaaaaaaaaaaaaacgaaatagTGTTCACCGGTagcaaagaaaaaacaaacaaacaaactcaCACTATAACATAAGAGCTCAACATGGAAATATACCTTCTTCGACATTTTTTAATTTGAAGATAAGCATCGTCCACATCTTCAGGATAAGACATTCAGCTTCGGACTTATTGACCAACTTGTTGTAGGCTAAAATCCTCTGCAGCATCGTCGATGCAGAAACATGATCTTTCATAGACATCTGAAGTGAATGAACAATATACTCTGCCTCTTCTTCAGTTGTGTTCTTAACATTATTTGAGATCCATGGCCTGATTTTGTTATGCAGTTCATGCTGTAAGTGGAGCACATAACAAGGCAGCGCACAGCAGATAACAGGAAGAAATAGCAAAAGATAATCAGAGATCTAGAATATGCCGAATACCTCCAAATTCATAAGTTCCCACGCTTAGGCAGGTGCCTCGGGgaaatccaaaaaaataaaaagagagagaagaaaaaggaacacAGATATAAGAAGGAAAAAGCCTCACCTCGTCAACCACAGCCCAATTTATCTGATAGGAGTACACCTCCTCAGTCTTTGGAACCAGGGAAATGAACTGTTTGATCTTTAAAACAGTCTGCCTATCAAATGACTTCACCAGATTCTGGATTTCTGAATAAAAGGGTGAATCGAAAATCCTCTCCATATCTCTGTCGCAACCGCTACCATCCAAATAATTACGATCTTCTGGATGGCGAGAGACCCAATCCCTAGAGAACATGCCTATTTCCTTTTCCAATTCAGATCTCTCGTCTACTGGATGAACGTTGGTTATACATTTCAACCaatctgctgctgtgaagaaattCAGTGGCTCATATATACCCCAAGTGGTATGTAGTCGCATCTGCAATGAGGTGGCATAATCGAATAACGGATATCTAGAGCCTTTCTCTTTGTTCACATCGTCACGATCTTTGTGGAACACAGAGGAAGGAACAGGGGCTTCGCTACCACGCCTAGTATCTATCGAAGCAGCATCAGAATGCACGGTTGATATGTCACCACATCCATTTTTAGCGAACGAAACACCTGTTGAAGTAATTTTGTGAGAAaccagagagggggggggggggggggggggagttcagGAAGAGAAAGAGTTTCACGAGTATCGAAATTGGTCTCGCATAATTGTTGTTCAGAGGCATCGAGTCTATCTTTCGCAGTGTGTTTTACCGCTTTGGCGGTATTGCCGCTCTCTCCGGATGCCTGATCAAACATATGTGCGGGTTCATTCTTGTCATGCGACTCCTCTACAACCTCTTCCTGGTCTCTTCGCCTCTTTTCCTCGATCGCAAAAGTTGTATGCCTCCTTTTGCTTAAGCTTTCAAGAGTGCTGTCATCCTCCCTGCCCTTCTTgtgtttctccttcttctcgactTGACTTATCATATACTTGACATCATGTTGACCCTCTGATGTATATATGCACAGCATAAGAAAACAAGAATGTAGGTATAGTTAAAGAGCCAGATCTAACAATTAAAAGCTAGAGACATGTGCTCACACACATGAGTGCAACATCGGCAGGCAGACAGGCATGATTAGACCTGCATCCTTATCATATTCGATATACAAGTTTCTATTAAAGTATTCAAATGCAGATGATTCAATGAAGTAGTCATGTTCCAGTGAGAATTTATTCATACATATGCATGGCATGAGTCGCGGGAGATTACATATCATGGTCCAAAGCAATTGAACATGGAATCATTGATCGAGCATACACCCATAATTAGTTTTAACATAAAATTGAGCATAGATACCACAAGACACTACTATGTGTACAACAAGAAGACTGCTGATTAATATATGGATGGACATGAATGTAAACATACATACAATTGGTCTAGATAGATGGCAACTACTGCATGTAATCTACTCTTAATCACCAGATACTCTATTAACAAAAATGCTAGTTCATTAGTGTTCCTCATAACATTTCTATACCCATATGGATATAACAACACAAAACCTTCTAAATTAGAATCCAAACATGAAACTTATAAGAAGAGGAACAAAAATCAAACCTTGAAGGTGGGTATTAGCACCCAAAATTGGTATCACCATGTCCACAAAAGGCGTTGTAATGAAGGCCATGGCAATCGAAGAAGAACCAAGAATAGATTTTTCTCCtcgtcctcctcctcctccagcaAGTCTAGTGTTTTGTTCCAAAGCATTACTACAAGAATCTTCTTCCATCAAGGCTGCAGAACAAGATGAATCTGAAGGTTTAAAACTGAATGGATGATCTTTATGATAAGGTTCCTCTTCTACCAATACTACTTCTGGTTTGGTTTTTACATCTGGAATGGAAGGAGATGCCATTACATTACACAATCTCTCCGTCACTCTCTCTGGTTCAATCTCTCAATCAAGAGAAgccttttatattattattactcGGCTAGCTGCCCAAACGTCCTTTCTATTCCAGACATTTCCTCCTCCGTCCGATCTACTTTCCTTTGACTTCTGCCCTCTCATCTTTCCTCTCTCTTCCAGACATTTCCTCCTCCGTCCGATCTATTTTCCTTTGACTCCCGCCCTCTCATCTTCGCTTTTTGACCACAAGTGTGCCACATACTTTCATAACATTGCTCGTCACCATCCCAGTTCCTACCGTTGGGCTTTGTAatgtcagaaaaaaaaaaaaaaatccgatcCATTTTGGAACACCATTAGTGCTTTTTTCCAGAATGGAAAATggattatttgtccaaatatttttaaaacatgattctaatagacgagtaaaaattagtatgggtgaaatggacaccaaaaaaatagcaagaatgaaactggattcatcctggcttaaacttaaaaaagagcgaggatgaaactgaatgcatcctgatgtaaattaaaaagtatttgaaaatgggtaggttGAAACTGTTTAGATCCTGGCTATTTTTAGATTCTCGTCTATTTAAACATGATCAAATTTTACATGCCtttttcacccaagaattgttgattttggtcttttttaaccaattttgtgtttccaGAATGCCTTTGTGCCAAATATCGGTAGAACATTGCAATAGCGGTAGAACTATTTCACCACACTCGATCATCCAAATCTTAGGACATCCTAAAAAATTGCTCTATACCTAGATATTTGTCACAcacccatttaatcgcctaaaattttcatgggacatgaccagtaataattgtggttcagtgaatcatcttCATCCAGAAttactcagccttgcatacttacATCAAAGTACACACCTGCCTTCACTCTAAAGGTTttgcacaacggaagtcttttcttctttctctctaactcttcataccccacaagcataagaggttctgccatgaACAATTCTCACACAAATCAGCAACACAATAAGCACAAAtaatactgcaacaaacccattttattgcactaaaggaagattacaaaacacgtccatcacatggaccaaaacaggccattcactctcttggtgaatgcctaactctCTCTACAAAATCAGTGGTTcttctttcaattgaacaacgCCAACATTATTGATTCTTAAGCTATTTATACTAACTAGGATCAGGCCAAAACTTCTTGGCAACCGCTTGCACGAGCCTTGGACAAccaagtgtccaagtagtttccataactgccaacttcaactgccaccttttgtgttgtcacgccAATTGGTACCACACCTGTTCTTCTTGGTATGAACACTATATTATGGTTATAAACACACTTTATAACCGTTTTAACTTGCCTCACTTCATTGGCATGCTcgcaaagccaataaccaactcaTAGCCGTCACTTGAGCTGTATTGCAAAACTGTTGCGCTTTACTGAGTTCGGCCTTGATCCAATGCTCAGCCATCTTGGCCCTGCATACTTCTTGCTCTAATATAATGCACGGACAATCCTTGTGCTTCAAACACCAAGGCCAACTCTTTAAGCTCATTCCGGTTGTTCATGCGTCATATGCTTTACTTAGCCAATTCGCTTGAAAAACAATGTCACTCTTGCATTGCTAGATTATTTGCATTGTTCAAGCTTTGGCACTGCCTTAAACTAAtgcatagaccaactcttggtctattctaccttcttgcatcatccttgagtttgggccaactcaattccatggatatgccttaatgccaacatcgcatgttgcatcttgtcACTTTGGCCATGTCTTGCCTTTCCCCCAATGAAGCTTCATtatgtcggccaataagcttcattacttagacaaatgtctttacagtgtggtgccacctttgcgcttcactggcccATCAGGGTTTttccattcttagcacttgacagtctatgcaGTGTCGCGCAATCATT
This genomic stretch from Papaver somniferum cultivar HN1 chromosome 5, ASM357369v1, whole genome shotgun sequence harbors:
- the LOC113278027 gene encoding uncharacterized protein LOC113278027; this encodes MAFDYENLCELKRVNETMPKTKEELFSCKINWDVYNKHELHANMRQGIWIETLEFMRQKEEAGLVEDEIIWSIFDYHASASQREFIAQGKANTVVDQIMQSLSKDRMSASEMTELLQPIFGHGSEKFVMRMWHSLICGIKLLEAGVKQRGIKKRWPVLLVR